Proteins encoded within one genomic window of Paraglaciecola psychrophila 170:
- a CDS encoding MerR family transcriptional regulator produces MGQLSKLSVRTLHFYYEKNLLKAKRNSNGYRFYSNYDAALLQQVIIYRQMDMRLEDIAAIIHADSFDLLSALQKQQELLIQRRENTDEMIKRIEVSIMMVKGEENLDVILKGLLQAKVDKWKSELKQYENGEKIFEAYGKISNDEIHDIKYEADEWTEHYMKVTHLHVNDGRVQALMKQAYVMMNSMLCKTIDDFRGANFEFTIETNAEARKDKLVVDIYETYQKGMAKHYFDATDYFAENTLKDNEEEYIHLR; encoded by the coding sequence GTGGGGCAGCTGAGTAAATTAAGTGTGCGTACTTTGCACTTTTATTACGAGAAAAATTTGCTCAAAGCCAAAAGGAATAGTAACGGCTATCGTTTTTACTCTAACTATGATGCTGCTTTGTTACAGCAAGTCATTATCTATCGACAAATGGATATGCGTTTAGAGGATATTGCTGCAATCATTCATGCTGATAGCTTTGACTTGTTAAGTGCTTTGCAAAAACAGCAAGAGCTACTAATACAACGTCGTGAAAACACTGACGAAATGATTAAACGAATCGAGGTATCAATTATGATGGTAAAGGGTGAAGAAAATCTAGATGTAATATTAAAGGGATTACTACAAGCCAAAGTGGATAAATGGAAATCTGAATTAAAGCAGTACGAAAATGGTGAAAAGATTTTCGAAGCTTACGGTAAAATATCAAATGATGAAATTCATGATATTAAATACGAGGCTGATGAGTGGACTGAGCACTATATGAAAGTTACCCACCTACACGTAAACGATGGAAGAGTGCAAGCCCTTATGAAACAAGCATATGTCATGATGAATAGCATGCTCTGCAAAACTATCGATGATTTTAGGGGCGCTAACTTTGAGTTCACAATAGAAACAAATGCAGAAGCAAGAAAAGACAAACTAGTCGTTGATATCTATGAAACGTATCAAAAAGGCATGGCAAAACACTATTTTGATGCTACGGATTATTTTGCCGAAAATACACTGAAGGATAATGAAGAAGAGTATATTCACTTGAGGTAA
- a CDS encoding DUF3604 domain-containing protein produces MLPIHRWSTIDAVRFGVKRNVDAPIAIQDRAYTSPIWHEP; encoded by the coding sequence ATTTTACCTATACATCGCTGGTCTACAATTGATGCGGTTCGTTTTGGTGTAAAGCGTAACGTGGATGCGCCTATTGCCATTCAAGACCGTGCTTATACGTCACCCATTTGGCATGAGCCGTAA
- a CDS encoding 3-hydroxyacyl-CoA dehydrogenase, with product MTVESGISTVTVIGAGVLGGQIAWHSAFKGKHVMVFDINQEGLDVCQARQQGYADTYLSDVGASVDDIAATRARLSFTTDLATAVAESDLVIEAVPEIPEIKTSLYTDMAYLLPPHTLIATNTSTLLPSMFAEATGRPEKFCSLHFANHIWLSNLTEIMAHETTDRDTVKRLVQFSIEIGMVPIPVREEQNGYVLNTWFVALLKSSMSLVVNGVATFEDVDRTFLITNAGTRIGPFGMADMVGMKTAFDVATYWGGVDGDKQWLKNADYIKTNFLDKGLQGALGGEGFYKYPNPAFLAADFLAVPAMSKVEEITNVIIPS from the coding sequence ATGACTGTAGAATCTGGAATTAGTACTGTTACAGTAATTGGCGCAGGCGTTTTAGGCGGCCAGATAGCGTGGCATAGCGCGTTTAAAGGCAAGCACGTTATGGTGTTTGATATTAATCAGGAAGGGCTTGATGTATGTCAGGCTCGCCAGCAAGGCTACGCTGATACTTACTTAAGTGATGTTGGTGCCAGTGTTGACGATATAGCGGCCACTCGCGCGCGGCTTAGTTTTACCACAGACTTAGCCACTGCGGTGGCAGAATCTGATTTGGTGATTGAAGCGGTACCGGAAATTCCAGAAATAAAAACCAGCTTATATACTGATATGGCTTACTTGTTACCACCCCATACCTTGATAGCAACTAACACCTCAACTTTACTGCCGAGTATGTTTGCCGAGGCAACTGGTAGACCAGAAAAGTTTTGCTCGCTACATTTTGCTAATCATATTTGGCTGAGTAATTTAACTGAAATAATGGCCCATGAAACAACTGATAGAGACACAGTAAAACGCTTGGTGCAGTTTTCTATTGAAATCGGCATGGTGCCCATTCCTGTGCGTGAGGAGCAAAATGGTTATGTGCTGAACACTTGGTTTGTGGCCTTGTTAAAATCGTCAATGTCTTTAGTGGTTAATGGCGTAGCAACGTTTGAAGATGTAGATAGGACTTTTTTGATAACTAATGCCGGCACAAGAATTGGCCCGTTTGGTATGGCCGATATGGTTGGGATGAAAACAGCCTTCGATGTTGCTACTTATTGGGGTGGTGTGGATGGTGATAAACAGTGGCTGAAAAACGCTGATTATATAAAAACTAATTTTTTGGACAAAGGCCTGCAAGGGGCTTTGGGGGGAGAGGGTTTTTATAAGTATCCTAACCCTGCATTTCTAGCTGCTGACTTTTTGGCAGTGCCTGCAATGTCGAAAGTGGAAGAGATAACCAACGTTATTATACCTTCCTAA